In Arthrobacter sp. SLBN-83, one DNA window encodes the following:
- a CDS encoding GyrI-like domain-containing protein, with protein sequence MSESGQQPRKIHVAEQPVAVVREKVPMEALTSFFGRAFGAVMAAVQMQGARPAGPPFAMYHGMPGETVDVEAGFPITGNFQGTGEVASGALPDTDAFEAVHTGPYDTLGTTYDAIRQRMEADGATPSDTMWEYYLTDPEQQPDPATWQTRVVWPVT encoded by the coding sequence ATGAGTGAAAGTGGCCAGCAGCCCCGAAAGATCCATGTCGCTGAACAACCTGTTGCCGTAGTGCGTGAAAAGGTCCCCATGGAGGCGCTGACCAGCTTTTTCGGCCGCGCTTTTGGCGCCGTGATGGCCGCGGTCCAGATGCAGGGAGCCAGGCCAGCCGGCCCGCCGTTTGCCATGTACCACGGAATGCCGGGGGAAACCGTGGATGTTGAAGCCGGGTTCCCTATCACCGGAAACTTCCAAGGGACAGGCGAAGTGGCCAGCGGGGCGCTTCCTGACACGGACGCATTCGAAGCTGTCCATACCGGCCCTTATGACACTTTGGGCACCACCTACGATGCCATCCGGCAACGCATGGAAGCTGACGGCGCCACCCCCTCCGACACAATGTGGGAGTACTACCTGACCGATCCGGAACAGCAGCCGGATCCTGCAACCTGGCAAACCAGGGTCGTTTGGCCGGTCACGTAA
- a CDS encoding universal stress protein → MNAETGAKPVIVGVDGSEYSSAALRYAGTLAARLGARLEVISCIGMPDYLVMSRLEGADRQFTARLEDAAGRLVEDALGRAFSGDRPENIDVTIKFGSPAKVLVDESRRAQMLVVGRHGEGGLLKSSMGSVSKACAAHSNCPVLLVGQEADAV, encoded by the coding sequence ATGAACGCAGAAACAGGAGCCAAGCCGGTCATCGTGGGCGTGGACGGGTCCGAATACTCCTCCGCAGCCCTCCGCTACGCGGGCACGCTGGCGGCCCGCCTGGGCGCCCGGCTCGAGGTCATCTCCTGCATCGGGATGCCGGACTACCTGGTCATGTCACGGCTGGAGGGGGCGGACCGGCAGTTTACAGCCAGGCTGGAGGATGCTGCCGGGCGCTTGGTGGAGGACGCCCTTGGCCGGGCGTTCTCCGGTGACCGGCCGGAAAACATCGACGTGACCATCAAGTTCGGATCACCGGCGAAGGTGCTGGTGGACGAGAGCCGGCGGGCGCAGATGCTGGTTGTTGGACGGCACGGCGAAGGCGGCCTGCTCAAGTCGTCCATGGGCTCCGTCAGCAAGGCCTGCGCTGCCCACTCCAACTGTCCGGTGCTCCTGGTTGGGCAGGAGGCGGACGCTGTGTGA
- a CDS encoding DUF5129 domain-containing protein: MGSVVSRIAAMMLVLVALLLGTAAPGTAVAPVAVVVEDTAGVLDQNTLLPAVERIQFYEPTRVAVFTYNGRTEDNLNEQVLKFARSKHPEWISADGQKWADGLFIFALDPVGRHVGTYMGEDRKVSLEQRSDIQDASKDLFRDAQWTDGTVAGIRRAAELINQPWYRSAAFLITAWVTGGIAALGAAAWLIVRAVTRSACRKQIERGDRSYSNVSMDLDVTELNAGTIPESSRYGSQVLEKHRTFLSRYATVTELSNQVHALGKRSLSSRKNLKLARGFADSAAELDALDDVIADSNALLNRADTWPTAWDRQLAPFRKDLAGLEQLLTKRHGQGDSATAAALRSFRDESLREIERWTAELADGRISPERALDRLYEARTRLSELLENHAETVIQGFAKNEREARLMREQMETAHEGLDHRRQRTYEPSILGTVYPSYQFFSVATFNSGFNTGVSGVNSARGGGSTTGYGSSGGSFSGSGSSSGF, from the coding sequence ATGGGCAGCGTGGTCAGCCGGATTGCCGCGATGATGCTTGTCCTGGTTGCACTCCTTTTGGGGACTGCGGCGCCGGGCACAGCGGTGGCACCCGTTGCTGTCGTTGTGGAGGACACCGCAGGGGTGCTTGACCAGAACACCCTGCTGCCCGCCGTCGAGCGCATCCAGTTCTATGAGCCCACCCGCGTCGCCGTCTTCACCTACAACGGAAGGACCGAGGACAACCTTAATGAACAGGTCCTCAAATTCGCCCGGTCCAAACATCCCGAGTGGATCAGCGCCGACGGTCAGAAATGGGCCGACGGGCTGTTCATTTTCGCGCTCGACCCCGTTGGCCGCCATGTGGGCACCTACATGGGCGAGGACCGGAAGGTGTCGCTGGAACAGCGCAGCGACATCCAGGACGCGTCAAAGGACCTGTTCCGCGATGCCCAGTGGACTGACGGCACGGTGGCCGGCATTCGCCGTGCCGCCGAACTCATCAACCAGCCGTGGTACCGGTCCGCCGCGTTCCTGATCACAGCATGGGTCACCGGTGGCATTGCGGCACTGGGTGCTGCCGCATGGTTAATCGTCCGCGCCGTGACCAGGAGCGCCTGCCGGAAACAGATCGAACGCGGGGACCGCAGCTACTCCAACGTCAGCATGGACCTGGACGTGACGGAACTGAACGCCGGGACCATCCCGGAATCGTCCCGCTATGGGAGCCAGGTCCTGGAGAAACACCGCACCTTCCTGAGCCGCTATGCCACCGTCACGGAACTGTCCAACCAGGTGCACGCGTTGGGCAAACGGTCCTTGAGCAGCCGGAAGAACCTCAAGCTTGCCCGCGGGTTCGCGGACAGCGCCGCCGAACTGGATGCGCTGGACGACGTCATTGCTGACAGCAACGCCTTGTTGAACCGCGCCGACACCTGGCCCACTGCATGGGACCGTCAACTTGCCCCCTTCCGCAAGGACCTGGCTGGACTGGAGCAGCTCCTAACCAAGCGGCACGGACAAGGGGACTCCGCCACGGCCGCCGCGCTGCGGTCCTTCCGTGACGAAAGCCTGCGGGAGATCGAGCGGTGGACCGCAGAACTGGCGGACGGACGGATTTCACCGGAAAGGGCCCTGGACCGTCTTTACGAAGCACGTACCCGGCTTTCGGAACTCTTGGAGAACCACGCGGAAACGGTCATCCAGGGTTTTGCAAAGAACGAGCGGGAGGCGCGGCTGATGCGCGAGCAGATGGAGACGGCGCATGAGGGCCTGGACCACCGCCGTCAGCGGACCTACGAGCCCAGCATCCTGGGGACGGTGTACCCGTCCTACCAGTTTTTCTCTGTCGCCACCTTCAACTCCGGATTCAATACCGGGGTCAGCGGCGTCAATTCGGCCAGGGGCGGCGGCAGCACCACCGGTTACGGCAGCAGCGGCGGCAGCTTCTCCGGCTCCGGCAGTTCGTCCGGCTTCTAG
- a CDS encoding heavy metal translocating P-type ATPase gives MRKQASPPAATGGGPGSLDAGEPAGSPMEKSWGFLRRYPVVALTLLVLLATLVLVQFGLELQVRILASAYAAVIVVARAAGMVRSLRGGRWGIDLLALMAIASTVAVGEYLAALVVILMLTGGEALENFAQGRAARELRSLLDRAPRFAHREESGAVLADTPIGEVAPGDVLVVRPSELVPVDGELLSDSATLDESSLTGESLPVERIRGEQLLSGAVNGVAAIRMRAAATAADSQYSRIIALVEEASNSRAPVVRMADRYAVPFTLLALAMAGTGWLLSGEPLRFAQVLVVATPCPLLIAAPVAFLAGTSQAAHKGIIIKNTRTLEQLAKAQSAVFDKTGTLTSGRPVLDEIRVAPGHGETLGSRKILQLAASAEQYSSHVLAASVIDAATAAGLRLLPVQQATENATHGVEAVCDGQQVVVGKAGLVRSSSTGFREPAVHSGQLAVHVAVDGGYAGALIMKDPLRGNAVDTLARLRSLGVQNTMLLTGDARATAAHIAEEAGIGQVQAECLPEDKVTTVAALAERPVLMVGDGVNDAPVLAAADVGIAMGAKGATAASESADVVIMLDDLSKVAQAVAIGKRTVAVALVSIWTGIGLSLVLMAIAMTGYIPAVAGALLQELVDLATILNGLRALHGADKKPSAGRKHGPRRLPAA, from the coding sequence ATGAGGAAGCAGGCTTCCCCACCCGCGGCAACCGGCGGGGGTCCCGGCAGCCTTGATGCCGGGGAACCGGCCGGTTCCCCCATGGAAAAGTCGTGGGGCTTCCTCAGGCGGTATCCCGTCGTCGCCCTGACCCTTCTGGTGCTCCTGGCCACGCTGGTGCTGGTTCAGTTCGGGCTGGAACTTCAGGTCCGCATCCTCGCGTCGGCCTACGCGGCGGTGATCGTGGTGGCGCGTGCGGCCGGCATGGTCCGGTCGCTGCGCGGGGGCCGGTGGGGCATCGACCTTTTGGCCCTGATGGCCATTGCCAGCACGGTTGCGGTGGGCGAGTACCTGGCGGCCCTGGTGGTGATCCTGATGCTCACCGGCGGGGAGGCATTGGAGAACTTCGCGCAAGGACGCGCTGCGCGCGAACTGCGGTCCCTGCTGGACCGGGCTCCCCGTTTTGCCCACCGCGAGGAATCCGGCGCCGTGCTGGCGGACACCCCTATCGGCGAGGTTGCGCCCGGGGACGTACTGGTGGTCCGCCCGTCCGAATTGGTACCCGTCGATGGCGAACTCCTGTCCGATTCAGCCACCCTTGACGAATCATCGCTGACGGGCGAAAGCCTGCCGGTGGAACGCATTCGGGGGGAACAGTTGCTCAGCGGCGCGGTCAACGGCGTGGCGGCCATTCGGATGCGGGCAGCGGCCACCGCGGCCGACTCGCAGTACAGCCGCATCATCGCCCTGGTGGAGGAGGCCTCCAACAGCCGCGCCCCGGTGGTCCGCATGGCCGACCGCTACGCAGTGCCCTTCACCCTCCTGGCCCTGGCCATGGCGGGAACGGGCTGGCTGCTGTCGGGTGAGCCGCTGCGCTTTGCCCAGGTCCTGGTGGTGGCCACGCCGTGCCCGCTGCTGATCGCCGCGCCGGTGGCATTCCTGGCCGGTACCAGCCAGGCCGCCCACAAGGGCATCATCATCAAGAACACCAGGACTCTTGAACAGCTGGCGAAGGCACAGTCTGCGGTCTTCGACAAGACCGGCACCCTCACCTCCGGGCGTCCCGTCCTCGATGAGATCAGGGTGGCACCCGGCCACGGGGAAACGCTGGGGAGCCGGAAGATCCTGCAGCTTGCCGCGTCCGCGGAGCAGTACTCCTCGCATGTGTTGGCAGCCTCGGTAATCGACGCCGCCACGGCAGCCGGCCTTCGTCTCCTGCCCGTGCAGCAGGCGACCGAGAACGCCACCCACGGAGTGGAGGCCGTCTGCGACGGCCAACAGGTGGTGGTGGGAAAAGCAGGCCTGGTCCGCAGCTCATCAACCGGGTTCCGGGAGCCTGCGGTCCATAGCGGCCAACTGGCCGTCCACGTGGCGGTCGACGGCGGGTACGCCGGCGCGTTGATCATGAAGGACCCATTGCGCGGCAATGCCGTGGACACCCTGGCACGCCTGCGCAGCCTCGGCGTGCAGAACACCATGCTGTTGACCGGCGATGCGCGCGCCACGGCCGCCCATATTGCCGAGGAAGCCGGGATAGGGCAAGTCCAGGCGGAGTGCCTTCCCGAGGACAAGGTCACCACTGTCGCCGCCCTGGCGGAACGGCCGGTCCTGATGGTGGGCGACGGGGTGAACGACGCTCCCGTCCTGGCCGCCGCGGACGTTGGCATCGCAATGGGGGCCAAGGGCGCCACGGCGGCGAGCGAATCGGCGGACGTGGTGATCATGCTCGATGACCTTTCCAAAGTGGCCCAGGCCGTGGCCATCGGAAAGCGCACGGTGGCCGTCGCCCTGGTGAGCATCTGGACGGGAATAGGACTCAGCCTTGTCCTGATGGCCATCGCCATGACCGGATACATTCCCGCCGTCGCCGGCGCGCTCCTTCAGGAACTGGTTGACCTGGCCACCATCCTGAACGGGCTCAGGGCACTGCATGGTGCTGACAAGAAGCCCAGTGCCGGCCGGAAACACGGTCCACGGAGACTGCCGGCGGCATGA
- a CDS encoding DUF5655 domain-containing protein has product MSVQPRAVEQFFDGAPTALVLYEAAERMAAALGPHEIRVGKSQISFRRRRGFAYLWRPGVYVKSSVPLVLSLALPRDLGSPRFKQVVHPSAGTWMHHLELSDSSQLDAEVRTWMQEAYGAAG; this is encoded by the coding sequence TTGTCGGTACAGCCGCGGGCGGTGGAGCAGTTCTTTGACGGAGCGCCCACCGCGCTTGTTCTCTACGAAGCCGCGGAGCGGATGGCGGCGGCCCTGGGACCCCATGAGATAAGGGTGGGGAAAAGCCAGATCTCCTTCCGCCGGCGCCGCGGGTTCGCGTACCTCTGGCGGCCCGGGGTCTATGTGAAATCCTCCGTTCCGCTTGTCCTGTCTTTGGCACTGCCGCGGGACCTGGGTTCGCCCCGCTTCAAGCAGGTCGTGCATCCTTCGGCCGGAACATGGATGCACCATCTGGAGCTCTCTGACAGCAGCCAACTCGATGCCGAGGTCCGGACCTGGATGCAGGAGGCATACGGCGCCGCGGGGTGA
- a CDS encoding YegP family protein translates to MAGTFELFVDEDSQIRFRLVMPDGHVLAVSGQFTDKQEAAAAIAEVRECAGTGLIRDVAPTPPGIVLAAAPHPRYTVRRSARRLGTVGAA, encoded by the coding sequence ATGGCAGGTACGTTCGAACTGTTCGTTGATGAGGACTCGCAGATCCGGTTCAGGCTTGTGATGCCCGATGGGCATGTTTTGGCAGTTTCCGGACAGTTCACCGACAAACAGGAGGCGGCTGCAGCAATAGCGGAGGTACGCGAGTGCGCAGGGACCGGACTGATCCGGGACGTTGCGCCCACGCCGCCGGGCATCGTGCTTGCCGCGGCCCCGCACCCCCGTTACACCGTGCGCCGCAGCGCTCGCAGGCTCGGTACCGTTGGGGCGGCATAA
- a CDS encoding universal stress protein — MQEPKAVVAGYDGSDEAAAAVRWAARHARAVRCPLNVVHCSMWPLLTRHLGPVPGVSGSGLEQSAQSILEEGVEHAAAEVPGLQVRSTLLHGLPAQLLAQVSTGEGLLVVGSRGLGGFLGLLVGSVSLELAATAACPVAVIRQDLHPDGPVVAAVDASGSPAALEDACALATAWQAALTVIHVQHQPPGHRRPATQEADAEAQRILSSALDRARSVAPGIPVDGKIFTDSSVPHAILQASAEARIAVVGSQGQGILRETMGSTAHAVLHHAHGPVLISRRGS, encoded by the coding sequence ATGCAGGAGCCAAAAGCCGTGGTTGCCGGCTATGACGGATCGGATGAGGCCGCGGCCGCCGTCCGCTGGGCAGCCCGGCATGCACGGGCGGTGAGGTGCCCGCTGAACGTTGTGCACTGTTCAATGTGGCCGCTGCTTACCAGGCACCTCGGCCCGGTTCCGGGCGTATCCGGCAGCGGCCTGGAGCAGTCCGCCCAGTCCATCCTGGAAGAGGGCGTTGAGCATGCGGCAGCGGAGGTTCCCGGGCTTCAGGTCAGGAGCACACTGCTCCACGGACTGCCTGCGCAGCTTCTGGCCCAGGTTTCCACAGGAGAAGGACTGCTGGTCGTCGGCAGCCGCGGCCTGGGCGGTTTCCTAGGCCTGCTTGTGGGGTCCGTGAGCCTGGAACTGGCGGCCACCGCTGCCTGCCCAGTCGCCGTGATTCGCCAGGACCTCCACCCGGACGGGCCGGTGGTCGCCGCCGTCGACGCCTCGGGTTCCCCCGCGGCACTGGAGGATGCCTGCGCCCTCGCAACGGCGTGGCAGGCAGCACTCACGGTGATCCATGTCCAGCATCAGCCCCCGGGCCACCGGCGGCCGGCTACGCAGGAAGCCGACGCTGAGGCCCAAAGAATCCTGTCGTCCGCCTTGGACCGTGCGCGCTCCGTGGCACCCGGTATTCCCGTTGACGGAAAGATCTTTACGGACAGCTCGGTCCCGCACGCCATCCTCCAGGCCTCTGCAGAAGCCCGGATAGCAGTGGTCGGCTCCCAGGGCCAGGGCATCCTCAGGGAAACCATGGGCTCCACCGCCCACGCAGTTCTGCACCACGCCCACGGTCCGGTGCTCATCTCCCGGCGGGGCAGTTGA
- a CDS encoding cation-translocating P-type ATPase, producing MSTAEGLSSERAAQLLKQAGPNQLPAEKPVPQWRKLWGEMTHFFALMLWCAAGLAFIADMPQLAVAIIVVVIVNGVFAHIQQERAQHAAARLRGLLPADVVVRRDGTVRKVHASELVVGDVVLLAAGDRIPADTVLLSASACAVDESMLTGESAPVPKIAGDPAWGGTFLVNGYGEASVSATGAGTRLAGIAALTSGAVPPPTPLSQELRRIVRVTAGMALGIAAVFFLASLLVGFQWRDSFLFSIGVAVALVPEGLLPTVTLSLAMGAQRMAGRSGLVRNLEAVETLGSTTFICTDKTGTLTQNRMNAVEVFTVAGPVQVAGQGYAPDGGVQGSGVEEAADAALAARTASQGRAEFRDGQWRAQGDPMEAAMDVLARRLTGTEAGPAPWRRLPFDPVRRRESALVGTDLFCKGAPETVLPVCEAVPGPVKEQVEVMAARGLRVIAVARRRLGGAPVAWQSTPALELETGMELLGLIGLQDPPRPDVGDVIRTARQAGLRIAMITGDHPATAAAIARQIGLTGSPELVLEGADLPEDDQMLGALLDRDGVVVSRVSPEQKLRVAKALQSRGHVVAMTGDGVNDGPALREADIGVAMGLSGTDVAREASDLVLLDDHFGTIVAAIEQGRATYANIHRFLTYHLTDNVAELTPFVVWALSGGQFPLALGVLQILALDIGTDLLPALALGAEPPGRRILARPPERRHLMDRQLIIRVFCILGPVEAFMEMTVFSAVLAGGGWSRGQVPEAGVLMVASGAAFTAVVLGQLANAFACRSATVPPWKLGWGTNRLLVWAVLAELAILAVCLYVPYLAMLLGQAPPTPVGFLLALLAAPAVLTADWIHKSARGRLRRSRT from the coding sequence GTGAGCACCGCGGAGGGCCTAAGCTCTGAACGGGCCGCGCAGCTCCTGAAGCAGGCAGGCCCCAACCAGCTTCCCGCGGAAAAACCCGTTCCGCAGTGGCGGAAGCTCTGGGGCGAAATGACGCACTTCTTCGCCCTCATGCTGTGGTGCGCCGCCGGGCTGGCCTTCATCGCTGACATGCCGCAACTCGCAGTGGCGATCATCGTCGTCGTTATTGTCAACGGAGTTTTCGCGCACATCCAGCAGGAACGCGCCCAGCATGCCGCCGCCAGGCTGCGGGGCCTGCTGCCCGCCGACGTAGTGGTCCGGCGGGACGGGACGGTGCGCAAGGTCCACGCCAGTGAGCTGGTGGTGGGTGACGTGGTGCTCCTCGCTGCCGGCGACCGCATCCCCGCGGACACGGTGCTGCTGTCAGCATCGGCCTGCGCCGTGGATGAATCCATGCTGACCGGAGAAAGTGCCCCGGTGCCGAAAATCGCGGGTGATCCGGCCTGGGGCGGCACCTTCCTGGTCAACGGTTATGGCGAGGCCTCAGTGTCGGCAACCGGTGCCGGAACCAGGCTCGCCGGGATCGCTGCCCTGACCAGCGGGGCGGTTCCTCCGCCCACGCCGCTGTCCCAGGAACTGCGCCGCATCGTCCGCGTGACCGCTGGCATGGCGCTGGGCATCGCTGCGGTCTTCTTCCTGGCATCGCTGCTGGTGGGCTTCCAATGGCGGGACTCGTTCCTGTTTTCCATCGGCGTTGCCGTTGCACTGGTCCCGGAAGGCCTCCTGCCAACCGTCACGCTGTCGCTTGCCATGGGGGCCCAGCGCATGGCAGGCCGCAGCGGGCTGGTCCGGAACCTCGAAGCAGTCGAAACCCTGGGCTCAACCACCTTCATCTGCACCGACAAAACCGGAACCTTGACGCAGAACCGGATGAACGCCGTCGAAGTCTTCACAGTGGCCGGTCCTGTCCAGGTGGCGGGCCAGGGATATGCGCCCGACGGCGGCGTCCAGGGGAGCGGGGTGGAAGAGGCTGCCGACGCGGCGCTGGCAGCGCGCACGGCCTCGCAGGGCCGGGCCGAGTTCCGCGACGGACAGTGGCGGGCGCAGGGCGACCCCATGGAAGCGGCCATGGACGTCCTGGCCCGCAGGCTGACAGGCACCGAGGCCGGCCCTGCCCCCTGGCGCCGGTTGCCGTTCGATCCGGTGCGGCGCCGGGAATCGGCCCTGGTTGGGACGGACCTTTTCTGCAAAGGCGCTCCCGAAACCGTGCTCCCGGTCTGTGAAGCCGTGCCCGGTCCGGTCAAGGAACAGGTGGAGGTGATGGCTGCGCGCGGGCTGCGCGTCATCGCCGTGGCCCGGCGCCGGCTCGGGGGAGCGCCTGTTGCCTGGCAGTCCACTCCAGCCTTGGAGCTTGAAACCGGCATGGAACTCCTGGGCCTGATCGGGCTGCAGGACCCGCCCCGGCCGGATGTGGGGGACGTGATCCGCACGGCGCGGCAGGCGGGACTCAGGATCGCCATGATCACCGGCGACCACCCGGCCACGGCAGCGGCGATTGCCCGCCAGATCGGGCTGACCGGCAGCCCCGAACTGGTGCTGGAAGGCGCCGACCTGCCGGAGGACGACCAGATGCTGGGCGCACTCCTGGACCGCGACGGCGTGGTGGTCAGCAGGGTCTCGCCCGAGCAAAAGCTCCGCGTGGCCAAGGCACTGCAGAGCCGCGGCCATGTGGTGGCGATGACCGGTGACGGCGTCAATGACGGCCCGGCACTCCGCGAAGCGGACATCGGTGTGGCCATGGGCCTCAGTGGAACTGACGTGGCGCGTGAAGCCTCGGATCTGGTCCTCCTCGACGACCATTTCGGCACCATCGTGGCCGCCATCGAACAGGGCAGGGCCACGTACGCCAACATCCACCGGTTCCTTACGTACCACCTCACGGACAATGTGGCCGAACTGACCCCCTTTGTCGTCTGGGCGCTCTCCGGCGGCCAGTTCCCGCTTGCCCTCGGGGTCCTGCAAATCCTCGCTTTGGACATCGGCACCGACCTGCTGCCCGCCTTGGCCCTCGGTGCCGAGCCGCCCGGCAGGCGCATCCTGGCCCGGCCACCCGAACGACGGCATCTGATGGACCGGCAGTTGATCATCCGGGTCTTCTGCATCCTGGGTCCCGTGGAGGCTTTCATGGAAATGACCGTGTTCTCCGCTGTCCTGGCCGGCGGCGGGTGGAGCCGGGGCCAGGTACCGGAGGCAGGGGTCCTGATGGTTGCCTCCGGTGCTGCTTTCACGGCCGTCGTCCTGGGCCAGTTGGCCAACGCCTTCGCCTGCAGGAGCGCCACGGTGCCGCCCTGGAAGCTGGGGTGGGGGACCAACAGGCTCCTGGTATGGGCCGTCCTGGCTGAACTGGCCATCCTTGCCGTCTGCCTGTACGTGCCCTACCTCGCCATGCTGCTGGGCCAGGCACCGCCAACACCGGTGGGCTTCCTGCTGGCGCTCCTCGCGGCCCCTGCTGTGCTGACGGCGGACTGGATCCACAAATCGGCCCGGGGGCGGCTGCGGCGGAGCAGGACCTAA
- a CDS encoding DUF4386 family protein produces MKGHGASQAQPGWGLLYLTAGASSILFVLLLIAALVLDFLAPPPVHGGAATLQFIAANKTNYVAEQVLWILPNILPVLVFTALFVALMPFRKSLPLIALIFGALPWALLLAVPVSSRGSLNLVYLSDRYIAAGTDGERSGYATAAEAIIAENNTPAIVGVLSALGILLMGLAMLTAGAPFPQYLAWLGIGTGALGVLSEVLRHTVPNFYWGYGVLLWLWFIGTGIALIRLSRPAG; encoded by the coding sequence ATGAAAGGGCATGGTGCGTCCCAGGCGCAGCCGGGGTGGGGCCTCCTCTATCTCACGGCGGGGGCGTCATCGATCCTGTTCGTCCTCCTGTTGATAGCTGCGCTGGTGCTCGACTTCCTGGCGCCCCCTCCGGTGCACGGCGGAGCCGCCACGCTGCAGTTCATTGCGGCCAACAAAACGAACTACGTGGCCGAGCAGGTCCTGTGGATCCTGCCGAACATCCTGCCGGTGCTTGTTTTCACAGCCCTCTTTGTGGCGCTTATGCCCTTCCGGAAGAGCCTGCCCCTGATCGCACTGATCTTTGGCGCCCTGCCCTGGGCGCTCCTGCTTGCTGTCCCGGTCAGCAGCCGGGGCTCCCTCAACCTCGTCTATCTCAGCGACCGTTACATTGCCGCCGGGACGGATGGTGAACGCAGCGGCTACGCCACCGCCGCTGAAGCCATCATCGCCGAAAACAACACACCCGCCATCGTCGGCGTCCTCTCTGCCCTCGGAATTCTCCTGATGGGACTGGCAATGCTCACGGCAGGGGCGCCCTTCCCGCAGTACCTGGCGTGGCTCGGCATTGGCACCGGCGCCTTGGGGGTGCTCAGCGAGGTCCTTCGCCATACAGTCCCAAATTTCTACTGGGGCTACGGCGTCCTGCTCTGGTTGTGGTTCATTGGCACCGGAATCGCGTTGATACGCCTGTCCCGCCCCGCCGGCTAG